The following proteins are encoded in a genomic region of Gossypium hirsutum isolate 1008001.06 chromosome D05, Gossypium_hirsutum_v2.1, whole genome shotgun sequence:
- the LOC107905051 gene encoding rho GTPase-activating protein REN1 isoform X4: MATKKDESTLLQQKMASKKEDPSKAQKMASKKEEPSQAHQKMEEPSQAQQRMMPKRDEREPSQGNQGDASTAGAPPGPASPTDNLNSRSGNSANSSSPIVLKSGPLFLSSKGIGWTSWKKRWFILTHTSLVFFRSDPNAVSQKGNEVNLTLGGIDLNNSGSVVVKADKKLITVLFQDGRDGRTFTLKAETLDDLYEWKAALEKALSQAPSSALSAGQNGIFGNDQAEAVDGSKEPVNDKQPVRSSVLHRPILLALEDVDGAPTFLEKALRFVEEHGVKVEGILRQAADVEDVERRIREYEQGKIEFSPDEDAHVIADCVKYVIRELPSSPVPASCCNALLEACRTEHSARVNAMRMAVLDTFPEPNRRLLQRILNMMQIVASHKNENRMSSSAVAACMAPLLLRPLLSGDCEIESDFDVGGDGSMQLLQAAAAANHAQAICITLLEEYDKIFGEGCVSHDMYSDSEESGSGSEEEADDDESDEDDEDYEDDECDDESQESDEDDDYAESGTGSEGGHSVKSDDNDYDSSSSSSESSKSGNYVQATKKKSSPLHPNDGSKRKEDNRISKSSETETNKPAELSKGVHGVTKLEDTSTRQNSITSASKPPAVGNGPGLNVRQGTMWRSSGSKKLSMDSIDYPIEEEAAVESLEAEKLDLQKRLTEEIESNTILEANLEKRKKALHEQRLALEKEVARLEEELQRAREKRTALEAGLNPSQGPTSLPEKIDEKTKEDLKDIARSEADVRNLNKRVNELGTQLNHQPEQKSVSMSDSCTQREPNHQTKMKDKTKGAEAPMRSRSKNLLQKEMKVDKAEGEKGKKQESSMANRHRNPVQQEMDVDKAESEKGKKQESSTANKHKNPVQQETNVDKAESEKGKKQESFTENKQKNLLQQETNVDKVEPEKGKKQESSTTNKHSPQNQQLDHSTHDSKPTSAAETVSHKRHTRSNSKKSSTRGAAKPSCK, encoded by the exons ATGGCTACCAAAAAGGATGAATCAACTTTGCTACAGCAG AAAATGGCTAGCAAAAAGGAAGACCCGTCTAAAGCAcaa AAAATGGCTAGCAAAAAGGAAGAGCCGTCTCAAGCACACCAG aAAATGGAAGAGCCATCTCAAGCTCAACAG AGGATGATGCCCAAAAGGGATGAGCGGGAGCCATCACAAGGAAATCAG GGAGATGCATCAACTGCTGGAGCTCCTCCAGGTCCAGCCAGTCCAACAGATAATCTGAATTCTCGTAGCGGCAACTCAGCAAACAGCTCTTCCCCCATT GTTTTAAAGAGTGGGCCACTTTTTCTATCATCAAAAG gAATTGGATGGACATCATGGAAGAAAAGGTGGTTTATTTTGACACATACTTCGCTGGTTTTCTTCAGAAGTGATCCT AATGCTGTTTCTCAGAAGGGGAATGAAGTGAATTTAACTCTTGGTGGTATTGATCTCAACAATTCAGGCAG TGTGGTTGTCAAAGCTGACAAAAAACTCATAACCGTACTATTTCAAGATGGCCGCGATGGACGAACCTTCACACTCAAG GCTGAAACTTTGGACGATTTGTACGAGTGGAAGGCTGCACTTGAGAAAGCTTTGTCACAAGCACCAAGTTCTGCTCTTTCAGCGGGACAAAATGGCATCTTTGGGAATGATCAGGCAGAAGCAGTTGATGGTTCTAAGGAACCGG TGAATGATAAACAGCCTGTGAGATCCTCTGTCTTACACAGACCAATTTTACTTGCACTGGAAGATGTTGATGGAGCTCCAACATTTTTGGAGAAGGCCCTGAGATTTGTAGAAGAGCATG GAGTCAAAGTAGAAGGGATCTTACGGCAGGCTGCAGATGTTGAAGATGTTGAGCGCAGAATTCGGGAATATGAACAGG GAAAAATTGAGTTTTCTCCTGACGAGGATGCACATGTCATTGCTGACTGTGTCAAG TATGTAATTCGGGAGTTGCCTTCATCTCCTGTCCCTGCATCATGCTGCAATGCACTACTAGAAGCATGCC GAACCGAGCACAGTGCTAGAGTCAATGCTATGCGTATGGCAGTATTGGATACGTTTCCTGAGCCCAACCGTCGCTTATTACAGAG AATTCTAAATATGATGCAAATTGTGGCttctcataaaaatgaaaatcgAATGAGCTCTTCAGCTGTGGCAGCATGCATGGCACCCTTGCTTCTTCGCCCCCTTCTATCCGGCGACTGTGAGATTGAAAGCGATTTTGATGTGGGTGGTGATGGCTCAATGCAACTGCTGCAAGCTGCTGCTGCAGCCAATCATGCTCAAGCCATTTGTATAACACTACTGGAAGAGTATGATAAAATATTTGGG GAAGGTTGTGTTTCCCATGATATGTACTCTGACTCAGAAGAGAGTGGAAGTGGAAGTGAGGAGGAAGCTGATGATGATGAGTctgatgaagatgatgaagatTATGAAGACGATGAATGTGATGACGAATCACAAGAGTCTGATGAGGATGACGACTATGCAGAAAGTGGAACAGGCAGCGAGGGTGGTCATTCTGTTAAAAGTGATGATAAT GATTATGATTCTTCGAGCTCTAGTTCTGAGTCCTCTAAATCTGGTAATTATGTCCAAGCCACCAAGAAAAAATCAAGCCCACTTCATCCAAATGATGGGTCAAAGAGGAAAGAAGATAACCGAATTAGTAAAAGTTCAGAAACTGAGACCAATAAGCCAGCTGAGCTGTCAAAAGGTGTTCATGGAGTAACCAAGTTGGAGGATACATCAACTCGTCAGAATTCAATCACATCCGCCTCAAAACCCCCAGCTGTTGGAAATGGACCTGGCCTCAATGTTAGGCAAGGAACTATGTGGAGGAGTAGT GGAAGCAAGAAACTATCTATGGATTCCATTGATTATCCAATTGAAGAAGA GGCTGCGGTTGAGTCACTGGAGGCTGAAAAATTGGACTTGCAAAAGAGACTCACAGAAGAG ATTGAAAGTAATACCATTCTTGAAGCCAACTTGGAGAAACGAAAGAAGGCACTGCATGAGCAACGTCTAGCTCTTGAGAAGGAG GTTGCAAGGTTAGAGGAAGAGCTTCAAAGGGCGAGAGAAAAGAGGACAGCTCTGGAAGCAGGACTTAACCCATCTCAAGGACCCACATCTCTCCCAGAGAAGATTGACGAAAAG ACAAAAGAAGATCTCAAGGACATAGCTCGGTCAGAGGCAGACGTAAGAAATTTGAACAAAAGGGTTAATGAGCTGGGGACACAGCTTAATCACCAGCCTGAGCAAAAGTCTGTTTCCATGAGTGACTCATGCACTCAACGTGAACCAAATCATCAAACAAAAAT GAAGGATAAGACAAAGGGTGCTGAAGCTCCTATGAGGTCAAGAAGCAAG AATCTGCTGCAGAAGGAAATGAAAGTGGACAAAGCGGAAGGTGAGAAAGGGAAGAAGCAAGAATCATCTATGGCAAATAGACATAGGAATCCGGTTCAGCAGGAAATGGATGTGGACAAAGCGGAATCTGAGAAAGGGAAGAAGCAAGAATCATCTACAGCAAATAAACATAAGAATCCGGTTCAGCAGGAAACGAATGTGGACAAAGCTGAATCAGAGAAAGGGAAGAAGCAAGAATCATTTAcggaaaataaacaaaagaatcTGCTTCAGCAGGAAACGAATGTGGACAAAGTAGAACCTGAGAAAGGGAAGAAGCAAGAATCATCTACGACAAATAAACATTCACCTCAAAACCAACAATTAGATCATTCGACACATGACAGCAAGCCTACAAGTGCAGCAGAGACAGTTTCACACAAGCGCCACACTAGAAGTAATTCCAAGAAGTCATCTACAAGGG GAGCGGCGAAGCCAAGCTGCAAATGA
- the LOC107905051 gene encoding rho GTPase-activating protein REN1 isoform X5, with protein MATKKDESTLLQQKMASKKEDPSKAQKMASKKEEPSQAHQKMEEPSQAQQRMMPKRDEREPSQGNQGDASTAGAPPGPASPTDNLNSRSGNSANSSSPIVLKSGPLFLSSKGIGWTSWKKRWFILTHTSLVFFRSDPNAVSQKGNEVNLTLGGIDLNNSGSVVVKADKKLITVLFQDGRDGRTFTLKAETLDDLYEWKAALEKALSQAPSSALSAGQNGIFGNDQAEAVDGSKEPVNDKQPVRSSVLHRPILLALEDVDGAPTFLEKALRFVEEHGVKVEGILRQAADVEDVERRIREYEQGKIEFSPDEDAHVIADCVKYVIRELPSSPVPASCCNALLEACRTEHSARVNAMRMAVLDTFPEPNRRLLQRILNMMQIVASHKNENRMSSSAVAACMAPLLLRPLLSGDCEIESDFDVGGDGSMQLLQAAAAANHAQAICITLLEEYDKIFGEGCVSHDMYSDSEESGSGSEEEADDDESDEDDEDYEDDECDDESQESDEDDDYAESGTGSEGGHSVKSDDNDYDSSSSSSESSKSGNYVQATKKKSSPLHPNDGSKRKEDNRISKSSETETNKPAELSKGVHGVTKLEDTSTRQNSITSASKPPAVGNGPGLNVRQGTMWRSSGSKKLSMDSIDYPIEEEAAVESLEAEKLDLQKRLTEEIESNTILEANLEKRKKALHEQRLALEKEVARLEEELQRAREKRTALEAGLNPSQGPTSLPEKIDEKTKEDLKDIARSEADVRNLNKRVNELGTQLNHQPEQKSVSMSDSCTQREPNHQTKMKDKTKGAEAPMRSRSKKEMKVDKAEGEKGKKQESSMANRHRNPVQQEMDVDKAESEKGKKQESSTANKHKNPVQQETNVDKAESEKGKKQESFTENKQKNLLQQETNVDKVEPEKGKKQESSTTNKHSPQNQQLDHSTHDSKPTSAAETVSHKRHTRSNSKKSSTRGAAKPSCK; from the exons ATGGCTACCAAAAAGGATGAATCAACTTTGCTACAGCAG AAAATGGCTAGCAAAAAGGAAGACCCGTCTAAAGCAcaa AAAATGGCTAGCAAAAAGGAAGAGCCGTCTCAAGCACACCAG aAAATGGAAGAGCCATCTCAAGCTCAACAG AGGATGATGCCCAAAAGGGATGAGCGGGAGCCATCACAAGGAAATCAG GGAGATGCATCAACTGCTGGAGCTCCTCCAGGTCCAGCCAGTCCAACAGATAATCTGAATTCTCGTAGCGGCAACTCAGCAAACAGCTCTTCCCCCATT GTTTTAAAGAGTGGGCCACTTTTTCTATCATCAAAAG gAATTGGATGGACATCATGGAAGAAAAGGTGGTTTATTTTGACACATACTTCGCTGGTTTTCTTCAGAAGTGATCCT AATGCTGTTTCTCAGAAGGGGAATGAAGTGAATTTAACTCTTGGTGGTATTGATCTCAACAATTCAGGCAG TGTGGTTGTCAAAGCTGACAAAAAACTCATAACCGTACTATTTCAAGATGGCCGCGATGGACGAACCTTCACACTCAAG GCTGAAACTTTGGACGATTTGTACGAGTGGAAGGCTGCACTTGAGAAAGCTTTGTCACAAGCACCAAGTTCTGCTCTTTCAGCGGGACAAAATGGCATCTTTGGGAATGATCAGGCAGAAGCAGTTGATGGTTCTAAGGAACCGG TGAATGATAAACAGCCTGTGAGATCCTCTGTCTTACACAGACCAATTTTACTTGCACTGGAAGATGTTGATGGAGCTCCAACATTTTTGGAGAAGGCCCTGAGATTTGTAGAAGAGCATG GAGTCAAAGTAGAAGGGATCTTACGGCAGGCTGCAGATGTTGAAGATGTTGAGCGCAGAATTCGGGAATATGAACAGG GAAAAATTGAGTTTTCTCCTGACGAGGATGCACATGTCATTGCTGACTGTGTCAAG TATGTAATTCGGGAGTTGCCTTCATCTCCTGTCCCTGCATCATGCTGCAATGCACTACTAGAAGCATGCC GAACCGAGCACAGTGCTAGAGTCAATGCTATGCGTATGGCAGTATTGGATACGTTTCCTGAGCCCAACCGTCGCTTATTACAGAG AATTCTAAATATGATGCAAATTGTGGCttctcataaaaatgaaaatcgAATGAGCTCTTCAGCTGTGGCAGCATGCATGGCACCCTTGCTTCTTCGCCCCCTTCTATCCGGCGACTGTGAGATTGAAAGCGATTTTGATGTGGGTGGTGATGGCTCAATGCAACTGCTGCAAGCTGCTGCTGCAGCCAATCATGCTCAAGCCATTTGTATAACACTACTGGAAGAGTATGATAAAATATTTGGG GAAGGTTGTGTTTCCCATGATATGTACTCTGACTCAGAAGAGAGTGGAAGTGGAAGTGAGGAGGAAGCTGATGATGATGAGTctgatgaagatgatgaagatTATGAAGACGATGAATGTGATGACGAATCACAAGAGTCTGATGAGGATGACGACTATGCAGAAAGTGGAACAGGCAGCGAGGGTGGTCATTCTGTTAAAAGTGATGATAAT GATTATGATTCTTCGAGCTCTAGTTCTGAGTCCTCTAAATCTGGTAATTATGTCCAAGCCACCAAGAAAAAATCAAGCCCACTTCATCCAAATGATGGGTCAAAGAGGAAAGAAGATAACCGAATTAGTAAAAGTTCAGAAACTGAGACCAATAAGCCAGCTGAGCTGTCAAAAGGTGTTCATGGAGTAACCAAGTTGGAGGATACATCAACTCGTCAGAATTCAATCACATCCGCCTCAAAACCCCCAGCTGTTGGAAATGGACCTGGCCTCAATGTTAGGCAAGGAACTATGTGGAGGAGTAGT GGAAGCAAGAAACTATCTATGGATTCCATTGATTATCCAATTGAAGAAGA GGCTGCGGTTGAGTCACTGGAGGCTGAAAAATTGGACTTGCAAAAGAGACTCACAGAAGAG ATTGAAAGTAATACCATTCTTGAAGCCAACTTGGAGAAACGAAAGAAGGCACTGCATGAGCAACGTCTAGCTCTTGAGAAGGAG GTTGCAAGGTTAGAGGAAGAGCTTCAAAGGGCGAGAGAAAAGAGGACAGCTCTGGAAGCAGGACTTAACCCATCTCAAGGACCCACATCTCTCCCAGAGAAGATTGACGAAAAG ACAAAAGAAGATCTCAAGGACATAGCTCGGTCAGAGGCAGACGTAAGAAATTTGAACAAAAGGGTTAATGAGCTGGGGACACAGCTTAATCACCAGCCTGAGCAAAAGTCTGTTTCCATGAGTGACTCATGCACTCAACGTGAACCAAATCATCAAACAAAAAT GAAGGATAAGACAAAGGGTGCTGAAGCTCCTATGAGGTCAAGAAGCAAG AAGGAAATGAAAGTGGACAAAGCGGAAGGTGAGAAAGGGAAGAAGCAAGAATCATCTATGGCAAATAGACATAGGAATCCGGTTCAGCAGGAAATGGATGTGGACAAAGCGGAATCTGAGAAAGGGAAGAAGCAAGAATCATCTACAGCAAATAAACATAAGAATCCGGTTCAGCAGGAAACGAATGTGGACAAAGCTGAATCAGAGAAAGGGAAGAAGCAAGAATCATTTAcggaaaataaacaaaagaatcTGCTTCAGCAGGAAACGAATGTGGACAAAGTAGAACCTGAGAAAGGGAAGAAGCAAGAATCATCTACGACAAATAAACATTCACCTCAAAACCAACAATTAGATCATTCGACACATGACAGCAAGCCTACAAGTGCAGCAGAGACAGTTTCACACAAGCGCCACACTAGAAGTAATTCCAAGAAGTCATCTACAAGGG GAGCGGCGAAGCCAAGCTGCAAATGA